The nucleotide sequence ttttcatgGTATATCACCTCACTCGCATTCCACCTCCACCATGATCACATGCACTTTCAGGGATCCATGATTATGATAAAAAGGATAAATTCTCTCGGCAACAAAACTCCTAGGTTTGTTTTAGGAAAGCAAATCTTGCTCCCTGTATCAATTACCCAAAACTACAACAGAGAGAAAAAATTTAGGAATGATTGAAACATTATTGGCAGATTTAGCAGATTTACCTAGAAAATTTCATCCCCAAAACATATGCCTCTTATATGTTCTATTCCAGGCAAGTCGCAATAATCTTTTCAATCGACAGCTGCCATTATGTACAGTAATTAACAATAGGCTATTTTCTGAAGTAAAAGATGAAGCTGATTTGTGTGTGATAGGATCAGGACCTGGAGGATATGTTGCAGCAATTAAAGCAGCCCAGCTGGGCATGAAGGTTTGTAATGCTAGAAATCTATTGACACCCACTTCTACACAAGGTTCCTTTTCATAGTTCTTTAAATCCTGGTCTTCCATATAGTATCCTCTCGGACAAAGTAATTAAGGCACTAAGGTGGtggtctagattatgatttctGAGCAACCTATGGATtagaccagagacttgtcttTGACTTTCAAATCTGATGATCCTGATGATACCAATTACAAGCTCAATGCGTTTCTCAATCAGTTTTCTTGACTACACATAAAGTTGGGCCCATGGGAAGCCATACAATACAGGTAGGGTGAATAATGTTAACAAACAGGGCATGtaagtagtaatccatcacacattgaCACACTCTTCTTGGTACCTGGCTACTTCATTCAAGTGGTTATGTTTACTGTGTAACTCCCCCCTCCAGTTCAAATCTAAGTCATGTGTAGACAGGATAACGTCACCAGTTTATTTTAACTCTAATTGGATGTTATTTACAGCTCTTGGTGGTAATTTAAATTTAGAACAGATATCAGTGCTAAACAGGATATAGAGCTTGTCATTGGTATAGGATTGTTAGATTAGAAAACCAAGGACACGTCTCTAGTATACCACACTGGATGTAACAAATATCctgtcacattttatgcaaacatGGTACCAAAACATCAACAAATCCCAAAGATTCTCCCTGCCTTGTCTATAACTGCAGCAAGTACAGAATGAATTATTGATCACTGACACCCTTTGGGGAAAAGATTTGAGGGAGAACACTGATGTATATCATATATTTGTCTTTTGAAGTAACAGTAAATTCTAGTAACATGTTTTGAAATACTTCTGTTATGGAGGTTAATGCAATATTGTTCAACTCACTGAAAGCCATGACTAGTGTGTAGTCACTTTACAGTCTGCAAACTGAGCACCTATGCAGTGTTCACAAAATTGTCCTGTTTACACCCCAAAATGCCAACACAGATGGTattaattacaaatgaaaactataGTGTTGGAAAGTCAAATTTACAAGTTAAAAACAACTTTATGAAGCTTGATTGCCTGTTAAGCTTTGGTTTAATTTAGTTGGAAACACTTGTTTTTATAGGTAGAgctatatttcatgaaaatttctTAGACAGTGTTGTACTTTAACTTATGCCACATGTAATGTTAGGTTCACTATAATCAGTTCCACATCCtttaaaataaacttttataCTATTGTGTAACAGTTGTTAACACCACGTTGATATTTATGTACAATTAGAGATGTTactcccaacatttttctttgttcagccaaggaaaatacgagagacctaaggggcctttgtcactacgagtcgctagacaagtagtgacaaccttgggtcacaagtattttccagctgaatgaagaaaaatattggagaataacaatggcagttttgaacgttttgactcatatttcaaacatagcagaaccagtgacatagacacgtatTGTCATAGCATGGAGACacgttgtcatgatatagaacAAACAGAGTATAGAGTtcatatttttggcttatgcatgctataaaattgtgatatttagGTTGTAGCTACTTGTTGGAATATGGTGAATTCATCATGTCGACTTTAAAGGAACTGGCAGATGTAAAGAATTTGTGCTAAGAATATTAatgttgaatgttttttttttgtattgcaGACAGTATGTGTAGAGAAGAATGCGACACTAGGAGGCACTTGTCTTAATGTGGGATGTATCCCTTCCAAAGCTTTATTGaataattcacatttttaccaTTTAGTCCATAAAGGAGATTTCAAAAATAGGGGAATCGAAAGTAAGtagttttacataaatttgaaagATTCAATGCCAATGTCAAGGTTAATCCTCTTTCCCCTtagagggtatttgtttgtacacaactattaAGTACAAgtttgggagaaagaggattaacagGATATTGTCAACTTCCACTTTCAACATCTGTCACACCTCCAACCTTGATTCTTTCAAAATGGAACTGAATACTCATCTGTTGAGAACAGCTTAATTAAAGTGTGTTCAGAAGTTGGCGTTTAtatgtttgttagttagtttgtttgtttgtttgtttgattgattgattgatgtgtttggtataaaaatatgtttatcacaatacaatgtaatgaacTGTGCTTTTGAGACTGTGAATTAGATTTGTCATTGGCCTGTGTCATGCATATAATCACACAAAATCACGtaagaaaagaaaacacagtAAAGATAGAAGTGTTCAGAATTGTAATGATACTAACTTTCTCCATAAGTTTTTCAGATACATTAATgacgtgtttgtttgtttgtatgttttgttacAGTTGAAAATTTGACATTGAATTTAGAGAAGATGATGCAACAAAAGACAGGAGCCGTCAAAGCATTAACTGGTGGCATTGCCCATctattcaaacaaaacaaagtaagttgttctTACTAATACATGTAGAATCATTTCGGTATCAGAAACATATCTAGGAAAAGattttgaaaaagaataaataaatggatTGTATATTAAATCTATCTTATAGATGTCATAGTTTTAGCACAGTATTTTTGCTGAGGGCAGTGTATAACTAAGTGTACCTGGTTTCTCCAGCTATTTTACTGGTGTTTGCCAGCAAAATTATTTGGTACAAGATGTGAAAATTTATGTAAGTTATACATGATTTCCTTCCCAGGCTCTGCTACCAGGGTTCTTGAACTTTGGCAGAAACACTGTCACAAGAAAATTGTATGGTTTAACCATACATTGGCAATTCAACAACATCCTTTTCAAGTATTCTCATTCAAAAGCAGAATAGTATAAACAAGACAGGAGAAATATGAAACAGGGAAGAAAACAATTTGGTTGTaatcttttaaaaaagaaagCTTAGGATACACAAGGGTACACtttattaaaattacaaaatgacaagTGAAATGTTAATTCTGTTTTGGTCAACAACTACCCCTTGGTAGAAAGATGATTTAGTTATTGTAGATAGagattttgatgtatttttgtGGCTGTTATCTGTAGGTGACCCACCATCAaggttttggtaaaataacAGGTCCCAATGAAGTAGCAGTATTTGATACACAGGGACACCAAGTAAAGGAGGTTGTCAAAGCTAAGAATATTCTTATAGCTACAGGATCTGAAGTTACACCATTTCCAGGTATTGAGGTAAGCCTGTAAACTATCTTGTCAGACTGAATAAACCTATTCATATTATTATGCATATTATTGACCTATTGATATCGACACACATATTGATCTTTGTggcccagatatgggttttgcagaccaaAGTTGTATGGCAACAGGGCCCGACTTTAGGAGTGCCAATAAGCCATCTGCACACCCATATCCGAGGCATTTAAGTTTTATCACATACCCTATGTAGtggcatggaaacatcatttaaatcatttaaataaattgaaaatggaaCATTATTTTGTGCTCAATAATATAAAGGtaatgagaaaaaaatcaaaactgaatCACTTAGCAAACAACTATCAACAAGTGCGTCACTTACCACATTTGGGCAAAGTGTACCAGGGCGTGATATGGAAAATGATTGCACTGTTtcaatgcacacacacaccatttaAATATATAGGAAGGAGATActgggtgtatgatattatgaataaTGAATCTCACTGTGTTTATCATTCTACTAGATTGATGAAACACAGATCATATCTTCAACTGGTGCTCTTTCATTGGAAAAAGTGCCAGAACACATGGTTATCATTGGAGCTGGTGTAATTGGTGTAGAATTGGTGAGTTTACTGACCTTTCTATGAGATGTTTAACCCTCTACAGTAGAAATGGCATGGCATAACTACTTGCACAGAGAATATTTGTGGACAACCGTTGCCGCTCACAATCCCTTTACTTTCTGTCTGGACAGCAGTTTAAATACCTGACCTTTTACAAATGCTTTGATGTCGTCAACAAGAGATGACTAATCTCTTGTCTAAAAATATCAATTATGACCTTTAAATACATTATATCGCACTTGatacacactgacagacacgctgagtatagtatgtatttatatatcagAAGGGATTCTTTTGTAGATTGATTTGTCACCTAGTGTTAGCATAGTCACAGAATATTTTACAAGGAGTTTTGCTATTGACAAACTCTTGTTCAGACAGAAGCAAATGATAATTAAGACCTGAAATGTATATATGCTTTATTGCCTTTGGCCACCGACTTATAGCAAGGAAAAAGAtacatatcaaataaatgaataaatcagCCACTCAAAGGAAAATTTAACTATTACACATCCCTGAGACAGCTTGATTCCTCAATAAAAATGCTATTAGACAAATTTTGCGAGGTTACATATAATTGTAACATCTCTACTTGAAAAAGATGACCAAAGACTGTTGATTTGGATATCGAAATACCCTCTGTGGTATTAATTTTTCCCTATGTCTTTGATAAATTGAGcattcaaaaagaaaatgaaactcGTCCACTATAGAACAAGATTCTCACAGTTCACAAATCCTCTCTATATGCTCCAATCCTTCACAAATGGCTGTATTAGAAGTCATGACATATGTGatgattttcatgaaatattgaatcttGCACTAACAAAAATATGAGAAAAGAATGTACATATTCAGTTATACATGAAAGGGGAAACATCATAAAAAACTTTGACATGAATTCAACAGCTCTCGAGGCAGAGTCAATGGCTTCCTAGAGGTGATGTTTGCACAGTGTGTTTTTTCAAAAGATTTATTATAAGTGTATGATAAGTTTACCATTTAACTAAGATATATACTTTGCATGGAATGAATCCTGTAAACATTATCTTGACAACTTGTTCTAAGGGTATTTGTCAATTGTATGATGGTATTGATAATACTCTTTCTCTATAGGGCTCAGTATGGTCTCGTCTAGGAGCTAAAGTGACTGCAGTTGAATTCCTTGGCCATGTAGGTGGACTGGGTATTGATATGGAAATCAGGTAAAACAATTAAAGTTACCTTGTCTCTATTATAGGTTATAccatattttataattacatatgtacagacagacagacagacagacagacagacatacagacagacagacagacagacagacagacagacagacagacatacatacatacatacatacatacatacatacatacatacatacaagcacacgcatgcacacaccacacacacacacacacacacacacacacacacacacatacataatgaaGGGAAATTGGGGAAAGAAAGtgacatgtaaatgatgtatatgtacagaCAAACATGCGTGCATGCAGACATATATGGTTTTGTTTGAATTTACAGTATTGAATATTGACAgcatacatatacttatatcatgtgatatgtGAACATGCTTATCTTGTATTACTTGTTTTCATCAACAGTAAAAATTTTCAGCGAATTCTACAGAAGCAAGGAATGAAGTTCAAGCTCAATACCAAAGTGACTGGTGCTACTAAATCTAGTGATGGTAAAGTGAAAGTGTCCACTGAATCTGTTAAAGATTCCAGCAAAACAGAAGAAATTGACTGTGATGTTTTACTAGTATGCATTGGTAGGAGGCCATATACAGAGAACTTAGGCTTAGAGGTAAATAACTAGATAATGTGTCCTATTATTGATGTACAGTGTTTTATGTCCAGGTTACTGTGAATGATAAATCTCATAAAATTCACATTACTTCCTCTATTTAATCATGAGTTTTGTCATGAATTCTAGTTGTTAAGTCTTGATGATAATGAAGAAGGTTCTGAACTTgatgtaaccatggcaacaacacaGCATAGTGTTTTAACGTTTTCTTTCTTTGGAACTTTAGGACATTGGAATTGAAACCGATAACAGGGGTAGAATTCCCATCAATGACAGATTTCAAACCAAAGTACCCAGGTACGTTTGCATTTAAGAAGTACTTGTTGTCACCTGTTAGAAGTGGAAGAAAAAAAGACTTAtagagtgtctgtctgtctttgagTACCTAACTGCATTCAACAGATTTTTATTGCCCAGTGCACCAcaaaaggaggggggggggatactgCACTAGGGTCTGTCCtagtgcatgtgtatatgtgtgcgtTTAACATCATTCGCCATACATTTCAGAAATTAAAACCCATTCTATCACTTGCATCTCTCTCTCTTCGTGAATAAAGTGTATTTGCCATCGGTGACTGTGTCCAGGGTCCAATGTTAGCTCACAAGGCTGAAGATGAAGGTATTATCTGTGTTGAAGGCATATCAGGAGGTCCAGTACATATTGATTATAACTGTGTACCATCTGTTATCTACACTCATCCGGAAGTCGCATGGGTTGGTAAGAGTGAAGAACAACTGAAAGAAGAAGGGGTCAAGTACAATGTTGGCAAATTTCCATTTGCCGCTAACAGCAGGGCCAAAACAATTGGTAAGGTTAACATTGAGTTTAAAGTATTCTCTTCCCACCATATCTAGAAATGTCATCGAAGAAACAGTTTGTTTCACAGAACCATTGAACTAAAAGTTTTGTTTCAGAGAACCATTGAACTAAAATTTTGTTTCACGTCCATACAGcctgaatataaatatattatagaGATTGTACAATTAACCAACAGTTCTATGTTCTTGCTGTTTCTGTTTGATTTTAAACAATGATGTATCACGTAAGGATTTGAAATATAGGCATTTCTCTGTAAAATTTATCTAAACTAAGAATATACAAATTACCCTGGGACTAAGAGCAAGTAGTGACTTGCTTCTTGGACAAAACAAATGAAGGGACTGAAACGCTGGCGTGTTTGTGTAGTAATGTTGGTTATGTTGATTTGTCTGACAGCGGACACTGATGGTCTTGTGAAGATTCTGAGTGATAAAGAAACAGACAGAATGCTTGGTGCTTCCATCATTGGTGCTGTTGCTGGTGAGATGATTAATGAAGCAGCATTAGCTATGGAATACGGGGCATCATGTGAAGATGTAGCTAGAGTGTGTCATGCACATCCAGTGAGTACAACTTTCACTCTCAATTTACTATTATTGTCAGATCACTTTGTCATCATTTCAGACTTTTGATTTCTGCTTAGCTGTGTATTTATCATGTTCAAGAGGTACATTATtgatgtaatactagtatatagataTAGGGACATCAGATTTCTGCCTGAAAGTTACAAATGTGACCTAAAAGTGCTTATTGCTGGCAAAAAATGTCACTCTTCTAGGGCTACACTTATCATAATACCATCTGACCAATGTGACCAGGTTTGAGTGTGAATGCAAgtttaatatatatgaaaataaaatattcagatGGAGGTGTGTATAATGAACACTGTCAAGTCATTATCTGAAGTTTATTCAGTACATTAGGCCACTGGCCTCATTgtacaataaatatgaaaataaggATACAGAAAACAGTCAGGAGAGAGTCAAATCATTATCACAAAGGAAGGTGTAATGTTAGTAGGAAATATGACTCACCACTAATGCACCTTGTATTTCCTTACTACAGGTAGTATCATTTCGTTCAGTTGATTTAGCTGAAATGTTTatgataattattttgtttatgtaaaaCATTGAACTTAGATCTCTACAGTTCTTGGACTTGTCACTGCGAAACACACAGTACTGtgtttcaaaatacatgtataacatgaaAGCCCAGTCAGCTTGTCAATAAATTATACAGAAGCTGTACTCATAGATTCACTCGTTACCATGACAAATACTAAAATGCATACCGAGTAAACAACTGTTTCCAGGATTTGTGGTTATGTCATTTGAACAGAAATAAATACCAAAATTGTCGTACTCTACATTGCACACTAATACATGTCTTGGGATAAATTGCAGTGGTATTTTGCTGTGAAAAACTTTGCAtttgatttttatcattttcatttttgattgTTTTACAGACCCATTCAGAAGCATTCAAGGAGGCAAATCTTGCAGCATGGTTAGGGAAACCAATCAA is from Glandiceps talaboti chromosome 1, keGlaTala1.1, whole genome shotgun sequence and encodes:
- the LOC144446128 gene encoding dihydrolipoyl dehydrogenase, mitochondrial-like, with the protein product MSLASWSRVSAHLARASRNNLFNRQLPLCTVINNRLFSEVKDEADLCVIGSGPGGYVAAIKAAQLGMKTVCVEKNATLGGTCLNVGCIPSKALLNNSHFYHLVHKGDFKNRGIEIENLTLNLEKMMQQKTGAVKALTGGIAHLFKQNKVTHHQGFGKITGPNEVAVFDTQGHQVKEVVKAKNILIATGSEVTPFPGIEIDETQIISSTGALSLEKVPEHMVIIGAGVIGVELGSVWSRLGAKVTAVEFLGHVGGLGIDMEISKNFQRILQKQGMKFKLNTKVTGATKSSDGKVKVSTESVKDSSKTEEIDCDVLLVCIGRRPYTENLGLEDIGIETDNRGRIPINDRFQTKVPSVFAIGDCVQGPMLAHKAEDEGIICVEGISGGPVHIDYNCVPSVIYTHPEVAWVGKSEEQLKEEGVKYNVGKFPFAANSRAKTIADTDGLVKILSDKETDRMLGASIIGAVAGEMINEAALAMEYGASCEDVARVCHAHPTHSEAFKEANLAAWLGKPINF